A part of Helicoverpa zea isolate HzStark_Cry1AcR chromosome 17, ilHelZeax1.1, whole genome shotgun sequence genomic DNA contains:
- the LOC124637932 gene encoding sporozoite surface protein 2-like has translation MKLLVCSFLLLVILEEYNCKPHFTHAILKAIGRNDKHHRTYILPVYVPVAPLQYPLNSFNPYNRHPSYPSNYGQNNGPVDDGIWRGNSYQGQYSYLQPPAYNSFQNGLPNAINSLYGNPSSTNVTPYFTNGTPNQFNGSPYSANPNQINVNNTPYSTNPNQVNNTPYSTNPNQVNNTPYSTNPNQVNSTPYSTNLNQVNGTPYSTNPNQVNRTPYSTNGTPNGISATQQSWSNVIPSTTPSVKVV, from the exons ATGAAGTTGTTG gttTGCAGTTTCTTACTGTTGGTGATTTTGGAAGAATATAAtt GTAAGCCGCACTTTACCCACGCAATTTTAAAAGCAATAGGAAGAAATGATAAGCACCATCGTACATACATCTTACCTGTATATGTTCCTGTAGCGCCACTCCAGTACcctttaaatagttttaatccTTATAATCGGCACCCCTCGTACCCTTCGAACTATGGACAAAATAATGGACCAGTGGATGATGGAATATGGCGAGGGAATTCGTACCAGGGACAATACAGTTATTTGCAGCCACCCGCATATAACTCATTCCAGAATGGTTTACCGAATGCCATAAATTCACTGTATGGTAACCCGTCTTCAACGAATGTTACCCCGTATTTCACGAATGGTACACCGAATCAATTTAATGGATCTCCGTATTCAGCGAACCCAAACCAAATAAATG TTAACAATACTCCTTATTCAACGAACCCAAACCAAGTTAACAATACTCCGTATTCAACGAACCCGAACCAAGTTAATAATACTCCTTATTCAACGAACCCAAACCAAGTTAATAGTACTCCGTATTCAACTAACCTAAATCAAGTCAATGGTACTCCGTATTCAACGAACCCAAACCAAGTCAATCGTACTCCGTATTCAACGAATGGTACACCGAATGGAATATCTGCAACGCAACAGTCTTGGTCTAATGTCATACCTTCAACTACTCCATCTGTGAAAGTCGTTTGA